One Eubacteriales bacterium mix99 genomic window carries:
- a CDS encoding extracellular solute-binding protein has product MNSRRKRFLVLCLACLFALTAFTGCGSKENGKTSNGGGSKTAKGGKEQVTLDFLMCWNGASSQFPEDMKNNPISKELAKKTGVTLNVQTITTDEGEKLSTIFGSGEVPDIVNAPYWDTNPGSSGDFIRKAATEGLVLELDPYMDKYPNVKRMMTEGVSESYKKYDLEHPDYNGKHYIIPQQTPRTDADVTQWAYNVWVRQDILKDLSVEPESIDSSEKLYELMKQIKSGGFKDINGKPVITAGTWGNGWNYSDFMRSFSRDTVSDWRNLDGKITHWIFDPMEDKKVLFMRKLVSEGLFDPEAYTQTDTVAKEKIATGRVAVLNGHYPNLRDFMRQTLYKTNPEMKYVPVGPFLDADGKQVTAKESRGRTGSPAIFLSSKCKNPEKALEFIDYINSDEGLKLVTFGIEGVHYNMVDDKPQRTDEWQDKKENDMTAYVNEGLVFGDNFVGADPRKGWWPEKEDPDYEKAKEVTPLEFYDGTNANFIARDYPDRQEYESNTAALDYGKEFMRATFEDTDEGALKILNDYRKKLKDAGLDKFIEYMQKEIPKVKDVRY; this is encoded by the coding sequence ATGAATTCACGGCGAAAACGGTTTTTGGTCCTTTGTCTGGCCTGTCTTTTTGCACTGACAGCTTTTACCGGCTGCGGCAGCAAGGAAAACGGGAAAACATCCAATGGCGGAGGATCCAAAACGGCAAAAGGCGGAAAGGAACAGGTCACGCTGGATTTCCTGATGTGCTGGAATGGCGCATCCTCCCAATTTCCGGAGGATATGAAAAACAATCCGATTTCAAAGGAACTGGCCAAAAAGACCGGAGTGACCCTCAATGTGCAGACCATTACCACGGACGAAGGGGAAAAGCTGAGTACGATTTTCGGATCCGGTGAAGTTCCCGACATCGTAAACGCTCCTTATTGGGACACCAATCCGGGCAGTTCGGGAGATTTCATCCGAAAGGCTGCCACCGAGGGATTGGTTCTGGAGCTGGATCCCTATATGGACAAATATCCCAACGTAAAGAGAATGATGACGGAAGGCGTTTCCGAATCCTACAAGAAATATGATCTGGAACATCCGGATTATAACGGCAAGCATTATATTATTCCCCAGCAGACTCCCAGAACCGATGCCGATGTGACCCAATGGGCCTATAACGTTTGGGTGCGGCAGGATATTCTGAAGGACCTGAGTGTAGAGCCGGAGAGCATTGACAGCTCGGAAAAGCTGTACGAATTGATGAAACAGATTAAAAGCGGTGGGTTCAAGGATATCAACGGCAAACCCGTGATCACAGCCGGCACATGGGGAAATGGCTGGAACTACAGCGATTTTATGAGATCCTTCAGCAGGGATACCGTTTCAGACTGGAGAAATCTGGACGGAAAAATTACCCACTGGATCTTTGACCCCATGGAGGATAAAAAGGTTTTGTTCATGAGAAAGCTGGTTTCAGAAGGATTGTTTGATCCGGAAGCCTATACCCAGACGGACACGGTAGCGAAGGAAAAGATCGCCACCGGCAGAGTGGCGGTACTGAACGGCCATTATCCCAACCTGAGGGATTTCATGAGGCAGACTTTGTATAAGACCAATCCGGAAATGAAATATGTTCCAGTGGGTCCGTTCCTGGATGCGGACGGCAAGCAGGTGACAGCCAAGGAATCCAGAGGCCGGACAGGTTCTCCCGCGATCTTTCTGAGCAGCAAATGCAAGAATCCGGAAAAGGCATTGGAGTTCATTGATTATATCAACAGCGATGAAGGCCTGAAGCTGGTAACCTTCGGAATCGAAGGCGTTCATTACAACATGGTGGACGACAAGCCCCAGCGTACGGACGAGTGGCAGGACAAGAAAGAAAATGACATGACAGCCTACGTGAACGAAGGCCTGGTATTTGGCGACAACTTTGTCGGAGCCGATCCCAGAAAGGGCTGGTGGCCTGAAAAAGAGGATCCCGATTATGAGAAGGCAAAGGAAGTGACTCCTTTGGAGTTTTACGATGGCACCAATGCCAACTTTATCGCCAGGGATTATCCGGACCGGCAGGAATATGAAAGCAATACTGCAGCGCTGGATTATGGCAAGGAGTTTATGAGAGCGACCTTTGAGGACACGGATGAAGGCGCACTGAAAATATTGAACGATTACCGGAAAAAGCTGAAGGATGCAGGCCTGGATAAATTTATAGAGTATATGCAGAAGGAAATTCCGAAGGTGAAAGACGTCCGGTATTGA
- a CDS encoding carbohydrate ABC transporter permease: MEKAAGYRRTIGDRIFDGINYLLLSILGFTTLYPFIYALVLSFNDGNDALKGGIYFWPRKFTLDNYYKAFQNPNISSAFQISIARTVLSVVLSVFLTAMLAYALSKKGMPGRKYFVMFFYFTMLFGAGLIPKYVIYRKMNLLNNFWIYVLPGLYNFYNAIVMKTYFDGIPDSLSEAAEIDGCSELQTFFRIILPLSMPVLATISLFVGVGSWNDWFTGEYFINKAELVSAATLLNKLLSEASFESSAGANGFENINESIRQNSNVTPEALRMTFLIILTVPILCIYPFLQKYFVKGVMIGSIKE; this comes from the coding sequence ATGGAAAAAGCAGCCGGTTACAGACGAACAATAGGCGATCGGATTTTCGACGGGATCAATTATCTGCTGCTGTCGATTCTGGGCTTCACCACGTTATATCCCTTTATTTATGCTTTGGTGCTGTCCTTTAACGACGGGAATGATGCATTGAAAGGGGGGATTTACTTCTGGCCGAGGAAATTCACTCTGGACAATTACTATAAGGCGTTTCAGAACCCCAACATATCCAGTGCTTTCCAGATATCGATTGCACGGACAGTCCTTTCCGTGGTCCTGTCCGTATTTTTGACGGCTATGCTGGCATATGCCCTGTCCAAGAAAGGGATGCCCGGGCGGAAATACTTTGTGATGTTCTTCTATTTTACCATGCTGTTCGGCGCCGGACTGATCCCCAAATATGTGATATACCGGAAAATGAATCTTCTCAACAACTTCTGGATTTATGTGCTGCCGGGTTTGTACAATTTCTATAATGCAATTGTCATGAAAACCTATTTTGACGGCATACCCGACAGTTTATCCGAAGCGGCAGAGATTGACGGATGCAGTGAACTGCAGACATTTTTCCGGATCATTCTGCCGCTGTCCATGCCGGTTCTGGCCACCATTTCCCTGTTTGTCGGAGTGGGAAGCTGGAATGACTGGTTTACCGGTGAGTATTTTATCAACAAAGCCGAACTGGTTTCTGCGGCGACCCTGCTGAACAAGCTTCTGAGTGAAGCAAGTTTTGAGAGTTCAGCAGGAGCAAATGGGTTTGAAAATATAAATGAGTCCATTCGCCAGAACAGTAATGTGACTCCGGAAGCCCTGAGAATGACATTCCTGATTATTCTTACAGTTCCCATATTATGCATCTATCCCTTTTTACAAAAATATTTTGTGAAAGGAGTTATGATCGGATCCATCAAGGAGTGA
- a CDS encoding ABC transporter permease subunit translates to MSRRVKAECSASGAVSIGQRSRSGTRKRIWKYRYIYLFLLPAVIWFIAFAYTPMVGLLLAFKDFKYNMGILGSPWVGLKYFKNFLSDPMFFRVIRNTLKISLLKMAFGFPAPIILALMINAVTNSKFKRTVQTVSYMPYFVSWVVVITMLSKFLSPTNGLINDIRVQKGLEAIYFQGKPNLFYPLVILTDIWKNIGWNSIIYLSALTGIDPGLYEAAEIEGAGRWAKTWHITLPGIRPTIGILFIMNLGGILNAGYEQILLMQTPPVMDVAEVLDTYVLQRGLKMNQFGYATAIGLFSSVISLILVVVTNYISRKTTEVSLW, encoded by the coding sequence ATGAGTAGAAGAGTAAAGGCCGAATGTTCTGCTTCTGGCGCTGTTTCCATCGGTCAAAGGTCCAGGAGCGGGACACGGAAAAGGATATGGAAATATCGATATATTTATCTTTTTTTACTGCCTGCCGTCATATGGTTTATTGCATTTGCCTATACGCCTATGGTCGGACTTCTCCTGGCTTTTAAAGATTTCAAGTACAATATGGGAATATTGGGCAGTCCATGGGTAGGGCTCAAGTATTTTAAAAATTTTTTGTCGGATCCCATGTTTTTTCGGGTGATCCGGAACACGCTGAAAATCAGTTTGCTGAAAATGGCTTTTGGATTTCCGGCGCCCATTATACTGGCCCTCATGATCAATGCGGTAACGAACAGTAAGTTCAAAAGAACGGTGCAGACAGTATCCTATATGCCGTATTTTGTATCCTGGGTGGTTGTCATAACCATGTTGTCCAAATTCCTTTCTCCTACCAACGGATTGATCAACGATATACGGGTTCAAAAGGGATTGGAGGCGATTTATTTTCAGGGAAAGCCCAATCTGTTCTATCCTTTGGTGATACTGACAGATATATGGAAGAACATCGGCTGGAATTCCATTATATATCTCTCCGCCCTGACAGGCATTGACCCCGGGCTGTATGAAGCAGCGGAAATTGAAGGAGCCGGAAGATGGGCAAAAACCTGGCATATTACGCTGCCGGGCATTCGTCCGACCATCGGCATCCTGTTCATCATGAATCTGGGCGGGATATTGAATGCAGGATACGAACAGATCCTGTTGATGCAGACGCCTCCTGTAATGGATGTCGCCGAGGTGCTGGACACCTATGTTCTGCAGAGAGGTCTGAAAATGAATCAATTTGGGTACGCCACGGCGATCGGGCTCTTCTCCAGCGTTATTTCATTGATCCTGGTGGTTGTGACAAACTATATTTCCAGGAAAACGACAGAAGTGTCATTATGGTGA
- a CDS encoding HEAT repeat domain-containing protein, producing the protein MMGLSEEKIAKWGQSGKAAKLVKAAGTRKENLKLALAKAMGNVKDEQTFNILITYLRDRNPEIRIAALESLEKINSKNAIEHVRGLINDPDPKVSEKARSVLKALHR; encoded by the coding sequence ATGATGGGATTATCGGAAGAAAAAATTGCAAAATGGGGACAAAGCGGGAAGGCTGCGAAGCTGGTCAAAGCCGCCGGCACCAGGAAGGAGAACCTGAAACTGGCCCTTGCCAAAGCAATGGGCAACGTCAAGGATGAGCAGACTTTCAATATCCTCATTACCTACCTTCGTGACAGAAATCCGGAAATCCGTATTGCTGCCCTGGAATCCCTGGAAAAGATCAACAGCAAAAATGCAATCGAGCATGTCAGAGGCCTGATCAATGATCCTGACCCGAAGGTCAGTGAAAAAGCAAGGAGTGTACTGAAAGCTCTCCACAGGTGA
- a CDS encoding aldo/keto reductase, producing MRTIKLGKSDLQVPTIAVGCMRINRLGKPEAEHFVHAALDAGANYFDHADVYADGACEERFADAIHMNDTVREKIFLQSKCGIRKGSYDFSKKHILEAVDGSLERLKTDYLDVLLLHRPDALMEPEEVAEAFDQLYETGKVHHFGVSNQKPMQIQLLQKYIKQPLLADQLQLSITNANMITQGLHVNMLDDPAEDRDGSVLDFCRLNDITIQPWSPFQYGFFGGVFLNNEKFPELNAKIDEIAARYQVSNTTITMAWLLRHPAKMQPVTGTMNEEHLKDCIKATGIRLTHEEWYEIYLAAGNDLP from the coding sequence ATGAGAACGATCAAGCTGGGAAAATCAGATCTTCAGGTCCCCACCATCGCAGTCGGCTGCATGCGCATCAACAGGCTGGGCAAGCCGGAAGCAGAGCATTTTGTCCACGCGGCGCTGGATGCAGGTGCAAATTATTTTGACCATGCGGACGTATACGCCGATGGAGCCTGTGAAGAGCGGTTCGCAGACGCGATTCACATGAATGACACGGTTCGTGAGAAGATATTCCTGCAGTCCAAATGCGGAATACGAAAAGGTTCCTATGACTTTTCAAAGAAACATATCCTGGAAGCGGTGGACGGCAGCCTGGAGAGGCTGAAAACAGACTATCTTGACGTTCTGCTGCTGCATCGCCCCGATGCACTGATGGAGCCGGAGGAAGTGGCCGAGGCCTTTGACCAGCTGTATGAAACCGGCAAAGTGCATCATTTTGGGGTTTCCAATCAGAAGCCCATGCAGATCCAATTGCTGCAGAAATACATAAAACAGCCCCTCCTGGCCGATCAGCTGCAGCTCAGCATCACAAATGCCAATATGATTACGCAGGGACTCCATGTCAATATGTTGGACGATCCGGCGGAAGACCGTGACGGAAGCGTCCTCGATTTCTGCCGCCTGAATGATATCACCATACAGCCCTGGTCCCCCTTCCAATACGGTTTCTTCGGAGGCGTATTCCTGAACAACGAAAAATTCCCGGAGCTGAATGCGAAGATTGATGAAATTGCCGCACGATATCAGGTCAGCAACACCACCATCACCATGGCATGGCTGCTCCGCCATCCTGCCAAAATGCAGCCGGTCACAGGGACCATGAATGAGGAGCATCTGAAGGACTGCATCAAAGCCACCGGGATCCGCCTCACCCATGAGGAATGGTACGAAATCTATCTGGCTGCCGGCAACGATCTGCCATAA
- a CDS encoding aldo/keto reductase, with protein sequence MNKSIDKSIPATVSANGMPLPALGQGGWHIGEDPKKAQNEIDALRLGLDLGINLIDTAEMYGDGKSEELIGKALSGRHREEYLLVSKVYPYHAGREDIFKSCDATLKRLKTDYLDLYLLHWRGSIPLSETVECMEKLVQSGKIRRWGVSNFDTSDMEELWSLPGGRNCAVNQVLYNLGSRGIEYDLIPWLTSHHVAAMAYCPLAQAGTLRRTHRNLLRDPVLLGIAEKYRISIMQLLLAFVLRQDNMVAIPKAGSPAHVRQNAEVLRLSIAEEDWKEINKAFGPPTGKTPLDME encoded by the coding sequence ATGAACAAATCAATTGACAAGTCAATCCCTGCCACTGTTTCTGCAAACGGAATGCCTCTCCCTGCCCTAGGGCAGGGAGGCTGGCATATCGGGGAAGATCCGAAAAAGGCCCAAAACGAAATAGACGCGCTCCGACTGGGTCTGGACCTGGGAATCAATCTGATTGATACCGCAGAAATGTACGGCGATGGAAAATCAGAGGAGCTGATCGGGAAAGCATTGAGCGGTAGACATCGGGAGGAATATCTGCTCGTCTCCAAGGTTTATCCGTATCATGCCGGCAGAGAGGACATTTTCAAAAGCTGCGACGCGACTCTGAAGCGGCTAAAGACTGATTACCTTGACCTTTATCTGCTGCATTGGCGTGGAAGCATACCTTTATCGGAAACGGTGGAATGCATGGAGAAACTGGTGCAGTCCGGTAAAATCCGACGCTGGGGCGTTTCAAACTTCGATACCTCCGACATGGAGGAACTCTGGAGCCTGCCGGGCGGCAGGAACTGTGCGGTGAATCAGGTTCTGTACAACCTGGGATCAAGGGGAATTGAATACGATCTAATTCCATGGCTGACGTCCCATCATGTTGCAGCCATGGCCTACTGTCCGCTGGCACAGGCCGGCACCCTGCGGAGAACGCACCGGAACCTGCTGCGGGATCCGGTTCTTTTGGGCATTGCTGAAAAGTACCGGATCAGCATCATGCAGCTTTTGCTTGCTTTTGTCCTTCGGCAGGACAATATGGTTGCCATTCCCAAGGCAGGTTCGCCTGCTCATGTCCGGCAGAATGCGGAAGTGCTCCGGCTTTCCATCGCTGAGGAAGACTGGAAGGAAATCAACAAAGCATTTGGCCCTCCCACAGGAAAAACACCTTTGGATATGGAATGA
- a CDS encoding PHP domain-containing protein — translation MQKLYDENAPWYRGNLHTHTTLSDGHLDPDEAIQYYRKEGYSFLAITDHRRFYQYNEEKGFTLLGGTELDDNDFENHAAWHIIGVGMTKAARYTRGDKAPCMIQAVREAGGIAILGHPVWSLLTHRDMISLDGIFATEIYSGVSEACTGRGDSSEYVDICAAKGCRHMLLGVDDTHYYDRDVFQAWIMLQAPSLSREDLMASLLAGNFYATEGGPGFRQITVDGDTIEVQCEPSQVVTFYSDAFYCDDRVQYAAAAPIRSATYKIKKSDSFVRVQLTDEKGKRSTSQYIEVNRKPV, via the coding sequence TTGCAAAAACTATATGATGAAAATGCTCCCTGGTATCGGGGCAATCTGCACACCCATACCACACTTTCAGATGGACATCTGGATCCGGATGAGGCAATCCAATACTATAGGAAGGAAGGTTATTCCTTTCTGGCAATTACGGATCACCGCAGGTTTTATCAATATAATGAGGAAAAAGGCTTTACCCTGCTGGGCGGCACCGAATTGGATGACAACGATTTTGAAAATCACGCTGCCTGGCACATTATTGGAGTCGGTATGACAAAAGCCGCCCGGTATACCAGGGGGGACAAGGCTCCCTGTATGATACAGGCCGTCCGTGAGGCAGGCGGGATTGCCATCCTTGGCCATCCTGTCTGGTCCCTGCTTACCCACCGGGACATGATATCACTGGACGGCATCTTTGCAACTGAAATCTACAGCGGTGTTTCCGAAGCCTGCACGGGCCGGGGGGATTCGTCGGAATATGTGGATATCTGTGCGGCAAAAGGCTGCAGGCATATGCTGCTGGGCGTGGATGATACGCATTATTACGACCGGGATGTGTTTCAGGCGTGGATTATGCTGCAGGCACCCTCCCTCTCCCGGGAAGATCTCATGGCCTCCCTGCTTGCAGGGAATTTCTATGCCACGGAAGGGGGGCCGGGTTTCCGGCAGATCACGGTAGACGGGGATACCATTGAAGTGCAGTGTGAACCTTCCCAGGTTGTTACATTCTACAGCGATGCCTTTTACTGTGATGATCGGGTACAGTACGCTGCAGCAGCTCCGATCCGCTCTGCCACCTACAAAATCAAAAAATCGGATTCCTTTGTGCGGGTGCAGCTGACGGACGAAAAGGGGAAACGTTCCACCAGCCAATATATTGAAGTCAACCGGAAACCGGTATGA
- a CDS encoding ISLre2 family transposase — translation MYSIQDFNEFARKTENKVRKFLREGKDLAELTLGLQEDLFELGRNILVETLEGMDEQLRKSGVRKNNWEIVRKDETGILTTFGTIKYNRTYFKPKSGGKRKYLVDELVGLKPHDRVSADVVINVVEEAIDSSYRKGGERAGYMDEISKQAVMDKIHNLEISEHEHKVDKKRDVRILYVEADEDHVSLQGEDDKSKIAMPRLVYVHEGVDPEKSSQTRTRLKNVKYFGGMYDESEDLWLEVIEYIDKQYNMDFIETIYLSGDGASWIKAGLDWIPKSKFVLDNFHLKKYMITATAHLNDGDIYQELKDALDWPDKDMVKDVFKKILKRTVSKTKRKAVKDARRYILNNWHGIEIKADKGHELIGCSAEGHISHVFSSRLSSRPKGWSEKGVARMSKLIVYKKNGGRIYDLVMAQKLKEKENRKHELQDELIKEVRKSSESRYAGSWSSSPTVITMGKKTGLFNEMRSMAGIRY, via the coding sequence ATGTACAGTATACAAGATTTTAACGAGTTTGCAAGAAAAACAGAAAATAAGGTAAGAAAATTTTTAAGGGAAGGTAAGGATCTGGCGGAACTGACTCTGGGGCTGCAGGAGGATCTGTTTGAACTTGGTCGGAATATACTGGTGGAGACTCTTGAGGGGATGGATGAACAGCTTCGAAAGTCCGGGGTCAGGAAAAACAATTGGGAGATTGTCAGGAAAGATGAGACAGGGATCTTAACGACCTTTGGAACGATCAAGTATAATAGAACGTATTTTAAGCCAAAGAGTGGTGGCAAAAGGAAATATCTCGTTGATGAGCTTGTTGGTCTTAAGCCACATGACAGAGTGAGTGCAGATGTGGTGATCAATGTGGTGGAAGAGGCCATAGACAGCAGCTACAGGAAAGGTGGAGAAAGAGCCGGATATATGGATGAAATAAGCAAGCAGGCTGTTATGGATAAAATACATAACCTTGAGATCAGCGAACATGAGCATAAGGTGGACAAGAAGAGGGATGTCAGGATACTGTATGTTGAAGCAGATGAAGATCATGTTTCCCTGCAGGGAGAAGACGATAAAAGCAAGATAGCTATGCCCAGGCTGGTTTATGTTCATGAAGGCGTAGATCCCGAAAAAAGCAGCCAAACGAGGACCAGACTTAAAAACGTTAAATATTTTGGCGGCATGTATGATGAGAGTGAGGATCTGTGGCTGGAGGTCATAGAATATATAGACAAGCAGTACAACATGGATTTCATTGAAACCATATACCTTTCCGGGGATGGGGCATCATGGATTAAGGCCGGGCTTGACTGGATTCCCAAAAGCAAGTTTGTGCTGGACAATTTTCATCTTAAGAAATATATGATAACTGCGACTGCACACTTAAACGATGGAGACATCTATCAGGAGTTGAAGGATGCATTGGATTGGCCGGACAAGGACATGGTCAAGGATGTTTTCAAGAAGATCCTCAAACGAACGGTTTCCAAAACGAAGAGGAAGGCAGTTAAGGATGCCAGACGGTACATATTGAATAACTGGCATGGAATAGAGATAAAGGCTGATAAGGGCCATGAACTGATAGGATGCAGTGCCGAAGGTCATATAAGCCATGTGTTTTCAAGCAGGCTAAGCAGCAGGCCTAAGGGATGGTCTGAAAAAGGTGTTGCCAGGATGTCCAAACTTATCGTATATAAGAAAAATGGCGGCAGGATCTATGACCTGGTTATGGCACAGAAGCTTAAGGAGAAGGAGAACAGGAAACATGAATTGCAGGATGAATTAATCAAGGAAGTAAGGAAATCATCAGAAAGCAGATATGCTGGTTCATGGAGTAGCAGCCCAACTGTAATTACCATGGGGAAAAAGACAGGGCTGTTTAATGAGATGAGGAGTATGGCCGGAATACGCTATTAG
- a CDS encoding extracellular solute-binding protein, which yields MKKLIKAISSILLIVLLFTGCAGGSDNTGTSGNKTPLKTNKETTGETADPKDLPPYEIVWYSLGKKAEDHQEVVDEVSKRMKEKFNATLKLIPHESSEHDEKLNMLVSSQEKFDLTFVSTHYADYVAKQAFEPLTDLLQKYGKTMLDVYPQNLWDSVTINGEIYAIPTHKYSCQHVLYNLSRTEAEKVGVDVDKVKDWESFKNFMVDMKEAGGDPNGYVGNMSFSVFSALYPMEAITGDDRDPGVVVIGDKSYASQKRNVVFNQYDTPEFKAFCEDAYMLGKKGCLPRDPDTTVELGKFDPAVSTQDSMAKRTPGYEKTYGVKLKPYFVNNATQTTSKIYGSMNAISATSEDPARAMMLVDLLNSDVEFADLFFYGIEGKHWGRNEEGQIDLSMYLKEGETRRYDMTAWALPGFLTAEPDTSLPLDMVDRYDKFADTLLAADNLGFALDETPIMTELAAVRSVVQEYVDPLIKGLSNPDKELPRFLKALESSGVDRIIDEQQKQLDAWRKKQGK from the coding sequence ATGAAGAAACTCATCAAAGCCATTTCATCCATTCTGCTGATCGTGTTGCTCTTCACCGGATGTGCAGGCGGCTCAGACAATACCGGGACATCCGGAAACAAAACCCCGCTAAAAACAAACAAGGAAACGACGGGAGAAACAGCCGATCCAAAGGATCTTCCTCCCTATGAAATTGTCTGGTATTCTCTGGGGAAGAAAGCAGAAGATCATCAGGAAGTGGTGGACGAGGTCAGCAAGCGCATGAAAGAGAAATTCAATGCAACATTGAAGCTGATTCCCCATGAATCCTCCGAGCATGATGAGAAGTTAAACATGTTGGTATCCAGCCAGGAAAAGTTTGATCTGACTTTTGTGAGTACCCATTATGCGGATTATGTAGCCAAGCAGGCATTTGAGCCCCTGACGGATCTGCTTCAGAAATATGGGAAGACCATGCTTGATGTTTATCCGCAGAATCTGTGGGATTCAGTTACGATCAACGGCGAGATTTATGCCATTCCCACCCATAAATACTCCTGCCAGCATGTGCTGTACAACCTGAGCCGCACCGAAGCCGAGAAGGTTGGGGTGGATGTGGATAAGGTGAAAGATTGGGAAAGTTTCAAGAATTTTATGGTTGATATGAAGGAAGCCGGCGGTGACCCCAACGGATACGTGGGAAATATGAGTTTCTCCGTGTTTTCCGCACTGTACCCCATGGAAGCCATAACTGGTGACGATCGGGATCCGGGCGTTGTCGTCATAGGGGATAAATCATACGCCAGCCAGAAACGCAATGTTGTGTTCAACCAATACGATACTCCCGAATTCAAGGCATTCTGCGAGGATGCCTATATGCTGGGTAAGAAAGGATGCCTGCCCCGCGATCCGGATACCACAGTGGAGCTGGGTAAGTTTGATCCTGCCGTTTCCACACAGGACTCCATGGCCAAGCGCACTCCCGGTTATGAAAAAACCTACGGGGTAAAGCTAAAACCCTATTTTGTGAACAATGCAACCCAGACAACTTCCAAGATATATGGCTCCATGAACGCGATTTCTGCCACATCAGAGGATCCTGCCCGGGCCATGATGCTGGTGGACCTGCTGAACTCCGACGTGGAGTTTGCGGACCTGTTCTTTTACGGAATCGAAGGGAAGCACTGGGGGAGAAATGAGGAGGGACAGATTGATCTTTCCATGTATCTGAAGGAAGGCGAGACAAGGCGTTATGATATGACCGCCTGGGCGTTGCCTGGCTTTCTGACGGCAGAGCCGGATACCAGCCTGCCATTGGATATGGTGGACCGCTATGATAAATTTGCCGATACTTTGCTGGCGGCTGATAACCTTGGATTCGCTCTGGATGAGACTCCCATCATGACGGAGCTGGCTGCGGTGCGCTCTGTCGTGCAGGAATATGTGGATCCGCTGATCAAGGGACTTTCCAACCCGGATAAGGAACTGCCCAGGTTTCTCAAGGCACTGGAGTCCTCCGGCGTGGATCGGATTATCGATGAACAACAGAAGCAGTTGGATGCATGGCGTAAGAAGCAGGGAAAATAA
- a CDS encoding carbohydrate ABC transporter permease: MAKRKRGYRPLAVKPQTNVILSILVSLFALFCFLPILLIYIGSFTAEKAIKINGFSFLPAKWSVSSYQYLFKDGGQILQSYWVSISLTIFGTVLSLLIMTLYAYAISREDFALRRQLTFFAYFTMLFNGGMVASYIVNTTVFGLRDSYWVLLLPTLCSAYNIIVLRTFFTSLGTESLIEAAKIDGAGELRIYARIILPISKPALATIGLFTAIAYFSKWFEVMLYIENSKLYTIQYLLQRVMKNLEFLRSNPEFAMSEGGVELLENLPGESMRMALTVLAMTPVLAFYPFFQKYFVKGLTLGSVKG, from the coding sequence ATGGCAAAAAGGAAACGGGGGTATCGTCCCCTTGCTGTGAAACCGCAAACCAATGTAATTTTATCCATATTGGTTAGTCTCTTTGCATTATTTTGTTTTTTACCGATTTTGTTGATTTACATTGGCTCGTTTACTGCGGAGAAGGCAATCAAGATCAATGGATTCAGCTTTCTTCCGGCTAAGTGGAGCGTCTCATCGTATCAGTACCTGTTCAAGGACGGTGGACAGATTCTCCAGTCCTATTGGGTCAGTATTTCACTGACCATATTTGGCACGGTTTTGTCCCTCCTGATTATGACACTCTATGCGTATGCCATTTCCCGGGAGGATTTTGCCCTGCGCAGGCAGCTTACCTTTTTTGCGTACTTTACCATGCTGTTTAATGGAGGCATGGTGGCTTCCTATATCGTCAACACCACTGTCTTTGGATTGCGCGATTCCTACTGGGTGCTGCTGCTTCCCACGCTGTGTTCCGCTTACAATATCATTGTCCTGCGCACTTTCTTTACTTCCCTGGGGACCGAATCCCTGATTGAGGCGGCCAAGATTGACGGAGCAGGTGAGCTGCGGATTTACGCCCGGATTATTCTGCCCATCAGCAAGCCTGCCCTGGCCACCATTGGGTTGTTTACGGCCATTGCCTACTTCAGCAAATGGTTTGAGGTGATGCTTTATATTGAAAACAGCAAACTGTATACCATACAGTATCTGCTGCAGCGGGTTATGAAAAATCTGGAGTTTTTACGCTCCAACCCGGAGTTTGCCATGTCGGAGGGTGGAGTGGAGCTTTTGGAGAACCTGCCCGGCGAATCCATGCGGATGGCGCTTACCGTGCTGGCCATGACGCCGGTTCTGGCATTTTACCCTTTTTTCCAGAAATACTTTGTCAAAGGCCTGACCCTTGGATCGGTTAAGGGCTGA